The sequence GGTGAGATTTACAAAACTGCTTTAGTCTCATTAACATTTCTGATTGACATCTTTAAATACTTTCACACCAGCCTGGCAAAATAAGATGTTGGTAGTCAGGAACTGAAAAACCTAGATTGGGATTAACAGATCTCTGCTCAGAATAAGGCAATCCATTTCAAGAGATAGATTGTTTGGACTGGAGAATTTTGCAAAGCTGGTTTACATGAAGATCTTTTGTCCCAAATTCAGACAATTCCTCAAACATGCAAAAGTTGTGGTATAAAAttaatgttgaaaacaaaaaaacaatgggtAGAACTTACTAAAATCAGGAGTTCTAATTTGACACTATCTCATCTAACAGCCTGAAAACCTCACTTACTAAACTAAATGGCCTTCGGAATCAGTGGTCCCTCTAAGTTGACACACCGAGATCATTAGAGTTTGATTATCTAATAACACCAACTCCCAAGAGATTAATGTAGGGACTTGTCAGAATACACTTATGCTATTAAGGGAGCTTGAATTCTTATCTTACCCAAAGCACTAGGGGTAAAAAGGGATTTTCAAAGTGTATGCATACTACAGCTAATGATGTTTACGACTCAAGTAACACCATTAAACTTTGAAATGGAGATCTGTATGAATATGGTTATCAGGGTTTACCCCTGAAGCTTAACAAACTGAGTATTAATATTGAACACAAATCAAAAATCTagttagaaacattttatttaaatgtgccAAATAAAAACCCACATTTTCAGACCATAGGATGTTAAtacattcaacaaaaatttatattatcTTACTGCTGTGAAATTTACAGAGTAATAATCCAAATCCATTTTGATTAGATTGTTGAAATACCCTTCCTAGGTTACACTTTTGACACCACAAATCCCTTAtaataatgtaaacaaaataaCTTTTCCCTAAAAGGTGAACTTGAGAACTTCAGTCCACTCTTTCAGGACTTGCACTTCTTCGCGGACTTCCTGATGGGGAAcgactaaaaagaaaaacattaagttCGGCACTGATTAGTATTTACTGAAATTTACTCTTCTCATGTACATGTTAGGGCAAAACTCAATTTCAATAAACTCAAAGGTGGCCAAGAGCACTATATAGCAGAAAAcgaaaaaccaaaatatttacatacaaatCCTTTGTCCCTGTTTAAGATTAGGCTTAACAGCCTCCTTGCTACTATTGCAATTTGAACTCTGGGAGGTTTTGATCATTAAGTAGCAACTAATTAGCAAGATAATATTTTAGCTGTAAGATTTCAACATCAACATTTTTCCTTACTGTGGGTTCATATACCTATCATCCCATGAGGAGGAAAAAGCAGGTTTCTTAACATGAAGTTATACAGTTAAAGGGTCACAGCACTAAATATCTTAATAATCATCCTAACATTTCATTACTAAATATCCATCAAAAATACAAGCTAAAGTTGAAGTGGGGAAAGCAATCACCTAAGAAACTTAGTATCTAGTAATATATATAGCACCAATTCTCCAAAGAGCTCAAAGCCTGCAAAAGTAAGCAGTAAGCAAAACAAATTCCACAGAGGCCACACTTGACAGTTAAGATTTGGCAACAAATTATTTAGCTTACCTTCTTTTTGGAGATGGAGATCTGGACTTTGATCGGCTGTCAAAACATGAgaaatgctattaagaaaaaatactaaCCAATCCCTTTCTTATAATCACAGTATCATGAAATGAACCCCCAAGTTGCCCTGAGCTTAAAATTAAAAGGTCAGGCTGTATAGTTAAACTGAAAAAGAATCTACCAGTTTTGCAAACAGAAGCCAATCTTGTAATAACTATTCATAAAATGAGCAAAATGCTTCACTGTATCACAATTAATCTTTACATTCTGCTTTAAGCACAATTATCTCAGAATGCTTCTCCATGTGCCCATCAGTTCTAACAAGGCCTCTTCACGTAATCCCAGAGCCAGAAACTTCCTCACTATAGCTTGACATTTCCTTGTCCAGGAAGTCAGCCACAATAGGCCGTAAGTGCAGTTCTCAAGTTCAGTTTGCTAATAAGGTACTGTGTCCCACCAACACCTAGGCTTAAAGTTAACATCTGAAATTTCAACAAAACACTTTGAACTCTTTGGATATTGGTGCCATATAACTAGAAGAGCATTAATCAGATTTTTACCCTACCTGCTTCTTGGTCGTGAAAGAGACCTGGATCTTGATCTTGACCTCGACCGtgatcttaataaaaaaaataacaaattataccCATTAGTTAATAGGAACAATCTTTAAACACTACTGAGCACTTTATGAGGTAAACTAAgaatagaaaaactaaaattaagacACAATGGGTTGGGTATGCGACTCAATCTCAGGGGTTGGGAGTTAGAGCCCAAGCTGGGTGTAAAGGTTAccttatgtgttttttttaacaaggtattaacaaaaataaaaccaagcaagACACAACTCTTTCCTTCTATCATCCTAAGACTAAATGAGTAACACTTTCAATAAGCTCTGATGTCAAAATAAAGAACCACCACTTCAAATATTTGGTTCTACCATACTCAGTGAGCTGGGCTGATTATCACAGTTCCTGTAAAAAGGTACATTTCTTACAGAGTATAGAGtatcaaagagaaattaaaaacggGTTTTCATTTAAGAGTTTGGTTTAATTCTATCTCGAAAGAATCAAACCAACATCAAATAGACCCCTAAACAGAGACTTCAATTCTTCTGACGATAAGCTCAGTATAAAGTCATAACTGGTTCTTAAGACTTTATCCTTATATCATCAAGCTTTCATGGCTCAGGACCAACAATTTGTCAAACAAACTAAATCTGGCTCTAAAATACACACACTGGGGTCCTGCAGTCAAATTAAGCACATTTATGAGTCTAGTTTTCTCAAGTGAACTAAAAGTTTCTAACACctacatttaaagattttgtgcTATTATTTAACAGTTTATTCCCAGTGGCATTCCCTACTAGTGACTCAACTGTAGTACGGTCCACTTCTCATTTTCTAGAATCTTACCCACTTCTATCACCTTAAAAGGTCTTCcacaaatggaataaaaacaaaactaaactaacgTTCTTAGTTTGCTTTTTAACTTCTTACATTTCAGTCTAAGTCTCTGGTTAAAAACAGGCCACATCTGCTCACATGTGTACTACTAAACAACTTCCCATGGTCTCAAATTCACCCcccatcactccaaaaagaaaatttatgtttCAACTGCTTCTAAGTCTCCTTAGAGACTTCTAAGTCCCCTTTATTGGGCCTCCTTATCAGAGATCAAGCAACTATCACCTTTGAGAGGTAGCATCATTTACCTAGACAGACATAATCTGACTCTAAAGTTCAGCAACGTATCTATCCAGAGTGCTCACTGAAGGACTTGAGGATTTGTGCTCTGGACCATCCTCTACCATGACCTCTCCAACAACCCTTTAAAAATCTGATTGGGCTTTTATCTGTACAATTACGGTAACATCCATTTACAGGTCATGTAGAAATCCAACTTTTAGGTCTCAAGATATCTTCTGAAGCAATCCATTTCATTAGGTCTTTAAGACACTCATTGTCTTAAAGTTCAGTCATTAAGACGTGACAATCTGAAtacaaataagggaaaaaaaatgttacatactGGAAATACCTCGATCCTTTTATAGAACCAGACCTAGATCGTCTGAGTGAAGCTGATCTTGATCTACGAAGAGACACAGATCTTGATCGTCGTGGAGATGCTGATCTTgacctaaaaaataaatcaaagtttaTTAAGTCTTATGTCCAATTAAAATTTCTTCATCTGGTAAAACTTAAGTTATttttcctcacctccttcccctgctcctgcttcgCGAGCGAGAGTATCGCCTACCTCTGGATCTCGAATGTGATCTAGACCGTGACCTAatttttaagttagaaaataacaaaatgttagaTGGTAACTCGTTTTTAGAGTTTGTGTGCCTCTGCTGAAATCAAATCtcaaaactatttaaatttaGGTCTCATTTGGAAATAAACTCTGggcctattattattattattatttttttactacctaaaaaaagatttgttaaaaGCTGAATTACATTTTAGAATTACATAATATAAAACACtgtaatttgtatttaaaataaaccttGCAAGTTTGCAGGTCGACCCTCTTTGGCCCATGGTCTAGTAGATCTAGACGATCTAGAAGTATCTATAGCCGATCGCTGCATCTAGATGTTTTCTTCAATCTAACGACGATCAAACTGACAGCCAAATGAGCCAGGTGAGGCTTGATTGACGCAAGAAGATTTTTCTAGTTGGGAATGTGGTCAATCTGGTGTTCCTCTTTCTAAACCGGAGGGGGCCCCAATGTAAGCCAAATTTACTGTTACGGCGATCACCGTCTCAAATTTTCTGCCCTTTAAAGAATAAGGTGAAGCTAGGTGTAGATGACTCGAGGGGATCTGGCCTCTTATGCTGATCACCTCAAGGTCTAGGAGGATCTTAATTGTCGGATTTGCAAGGCGCCTCAGCATGATATCATAAGGCTCGTGACATTCTGAATCAAGGCGACTGACTCAAACGAAGAAACCTGAAAGGTTTTGACCAGGTTGATTATTAATATAGTAACATttgtttaattaaacaaaaactgtaaaatacacCTGTACAATTAACATTCAAGTTTATAGAAAAATACTAGTTTGTGCCttgctaataaaaaaattacttgattAACTAATATACCAACCATTcctctattaaaataaatacctgCTTCGCCGCCGGCGGCTATAACGATGACAATCATAAGCATAATGTCCCTTTTCGCCACACTCATAGCATCTATCATTGGGATCAAAGGGACGTCGGGCGGGTGGTCTATCAAAACGAGATCTCCGAGGCATGCCTGTTGATAATTCAACTCTCACTCGGGAACCACAAATCACCCtataaaagaaatcaacaaaattctAATGCAAAAGAATACACATCACTTCTAGATTTAGAACTTTCCAACCACTCTTATCCTTCACAGACTTCAGCTATCTTTATAAACCCGTCCAACTCCACCTCTGTGCCCCCTTCATATATCTTAAAAACATACAGAATCATGATTAGCTACTGAGTCTCCTCCAGACTACAGAATCCAAGCTTATCACTTAGCTCAATACCCAGACCAGAGGAATATTCTAATAAACATCAATTTCATAACCATCTTACTTACTTGCCATCCAGGCCTCGCACTGCATCTTCTGCATCTCTAGGATCTTCAAATTCCACAAAGGCAAATCCTGGAGGATTTCTTGCAATCCACACAGTTCTTAAGGGACCATAATAACTGAAAGCCCTTTCTAACTCTCCTTTGCCGGCACCGGTTCCCAGATTACCAACATACACCTTGGTTTCTGTTTAAAAACGCAAATAGAACAATGCATGTTATGCAAAATTTTGTCTAAGCTTGAGTGAATCCAGAGCCCCAAATAGGCCAGCCTTAAGACTGTGCATAGCTCGTTTAACgctttatcaaagatttaatTTAGCCTTAAAACCAGCAAAACCCACTATATTTTGAAAAGCTAGGCGTATGACAAAGATCTTTACATTCTAATAGGGAAATAACCTCCAAAACAGAAGCACAGACACGTGGTAGGATATTCCGAGGCGTGGGGCGGGctccgccccggccccgcccccgagTCCCGGCAGCCCCGGGCGCGCGGGGAGCGCGCGGGCCGGCAGCGTCGGCAGCGGGCGGGCCCCGGCAGGGGCCGGACCGGGAGAGCGGGGCTGCGCCGGCTCTCGTCCTCCGCGGCAACCGCCCCAGGCGCAGGCTCGCCCAGACTCCAGCTCCCCGCCCCAGGGCCATAAACCGCGCTCGAAAaagctaaaagagaaaagaaaccagcCGCCAGACGAAAAGATTAGGTCTCCCTTCCCACTCCTCAATTCGACCGATTGTCTGACGAGATAACGCAGCTCGAAGCTGCCACGCTTTTTGTTCAGTCTCAAATTCACCCGATTTTACGGCTGCGACCAGATCTGTCTGCTAAAGTGGCGGGAAAGCACCAAGGAAATGCGCCACCACGGTCGTCAATGTGCGCAAAATGGCAGCCGagagcgggggggtgggggggcaggcggGCGGCTCGAAGAAGGGCAACCGGGAAACGGGATCGTCGGCCTGCCTCGAGCTGTGGTGGGAGATGAAATCGCCCAAGAATTAATACGGAACGCACCACAGACCTGCACCCGCCATCCCCCGGCTGACTTCCATACCCCGCCCCCGCGGCCTCCGGCTTCGTATGGTGTGCGCCGAAGCCGCCATTACGCACGCGGAATAACCGTCTCCCAACCGCCGCGCCAACCCCACGGCCTCGCAATACTCACTACGTCCACAGCAACGTCCCTTACCGGGCCCTGGCCTCTTACCTCCTCCATACCGTCCGTAACGCGACATGATAACGGGCCCGCGAGCTCGGCTCTTTCAGCTCGCAGTGCCCAGGGAGCAAGGAATACAAAAGCAGCAAAACCCCGTCAGTGGCCAACGGTCCCGGCGGCACTACGAGGAAGAGTCTGGGTTCGCGTTTATATATGCGGCGGCTGCGTCTCTCTGCGCATGCGTCATTTCGACGTTCTGCGCGGCACAAAGGAGCTGGGCGGAAACAGTGGAGAAGCCGCGCGGAGGGAACT comes from Mustela nigripes isolate SB6536 chromosome 7, MUSNIG.SB6536, whole genome shotgun sequence and encodes:
- the SRSF7 gene encoding serine/arginine-rich splicing factor 7 isoform X1; amino-acid sequence: MSRYGRYGGETKVYVGNLGTGAGKGELERAFSYYGPLRTVWIARNPPGFAFVEFEDPRDAEDAVRGLDGKVICGSRVRVELSTGMPRRSRFDRPPARRPFDPNDRCYECGEKGHYAYDCHRYSRRRRSRSRSRSHSRSRGRRYSRSRSRSRGRRSRSASPRRSRSVSLRRSRSASLRRSRSGSIKGSRYFQSRSRSRSRSRSLSRPRSSRSKSRSPSPKRSRSPSGSPRRSASPERVD
- the SRSF7 gene encoding serine/arginine-rich splicing factor 7 isoform X3, whose product is MSRYGRYGGETKVYVGNLGTGAGKGELERAFSYYGPLRTVWIARNPPGFAFVEFEDPRDAEDAVRGLDGKVICGSRVRVELSTGMPRRSRFDRPPARRPFDPNDRCYECGEKGHYAYDCHRYSRRRRSRSRSRSHSRSRGRRYSRSRSRSRGRRSRSASPRRSRSVSLRRSRSASLRRSRSGSIKGSRYFQSRSRSRSRSRSLSRPRSSRSPSGSPRRSASPERVD
- the SRSF7 gene encoding serine/arginine-rich splicing factor 7 isoform X4 encodes the protein MSRYGRYGGETKVYVGNLGTGAGKGELERAFSYYGPLRTVWIARNPPGFAFVEFEDPRDAEDAVRGLDGKVICGSRVRVELSTGMPRRSRFDRPPARRPFDPNDRCYECGEKGHYAYDCHRYSRRRRSRSRSRSHSRSRGRRYSRSRSRSRGRRSRSASPRRSRSVSLRRSRSASLRRSRSGSIKGSRSRSRSRSRSRSLSRPRSSRSPSGSPRRSASPERVD
- the SRSF7 gene encoding serine/arginine-rich splicing factor 7 isoform X2 — its product is MSRYGRYGGETKVYVGNLGTGAGKGELERAFSYYGPLRTVWIARNPPGFAFVEFEDPRDAEDAVRGLDGKVICGSRVRVELSTGMPRRSRFDRPPARRPFDPNDRCYECGEKGHYAYDCHRYSRRRRSRSRSRSHSRSRGRRYSRSRSRSRGRRSRSASPRRSRSVSLRRSRSASLRRSRSGSIKGSRSRSRSRSRSRSLSRPRSSRSKSRSPSPKRSRSPSGSPRRSASPERVD